The genomic stretch CGCAGCGCCTGGATGATGCCGCGGGAGAGCGGATCCGCCGGCGCCAGGACGCCGTGGAGCTCTTCGCCGCCGCTGTAGGTGCTGGTGAGCAGGTTCTCCATGCGTTCCTGAGCCGTCTCCTGCTCCCAGCGCTGGGTGGCGGCCTGCTCGATGGTGGTCTGACCCGAGGGCACCGCGATGGTCTCGTCCTCGATATAGGGCTCAAGCACGTCCATGGCGCCGTCCCAGAAGAACCGGGCGTTGTTGTCATCGAGTGACCCGGCGAAGAGCTCCACGTTCAGCGTCTCCTCCGGGGCGTCCTCGGCGGGCTCGAAGTCCTCATCGAGCACACCCAGACCGTAGAGCAGCGCGTTGGCCTGGTTCTGGCCCACCGCGAAGTTGTCGAAGGTGACGTAGAAGTCGACGTTCTCGCTGTTGGTCAGCAGCCGGTCGTAGGAGATCACCGGGATGTCGGCCGCGTCGGCGGCGTCGAGCTGACTGGTCAGCGAGGAGCCGTCGATCGAGGCGATGATCAGCGCGTCGACCTCCTGGGTGATCATCTGGTCGATCTGCTGCTGCTGGGTGGGGATGTCGTCATTGGCGAACTGCAGGTCAGCGGTGTAGCCGAGCTCCTCCAGGCCTTCCTCCACGGAGGCGCCGTCGTTGACCCAGCGCTCGTAGGTCTGAGTCGGCATCGCTACGCCGACGGTCATGTCCTCCGGTGCGGCGTCGCCGCCGCCGGCGTCATCGCCGCCGTCGCTGCCAGCGCCTCCGCCGGAGCATGCGGTGAGGCCCAGAACCAGGACCGCCGAGACGCCCAACATCTTCATTGATCGGTTGTGCATGATGCTTTCCTCCTGAGAAGTGATGTCTGCCGGTGCGGCAGGCACGTGGTGCGAATGAGTGGGTCTTGTACGCGCCGGGTCAGAGGCCCTGCGCAAGTCGGTGATAGGCGGCGTTGAAGCGCAGCTCCTTCGCGAAGCCGCGGGCCGTGGTGCCCGCATCGATGACCGCCAGCTCCATGCCGGCGATCTCGGCGAGGTCCTCGAAAGCCTGGAGGCCCGCGGCGGTGGAGAGCACGGTGTGGTGCGCGGCCCCGGCGGTGAGCCAGCACGCAGCCGAGGTCGCGAAGTCAGGGCGCGGCTCCCAGACCGCGCGGGCCACCGGAAGCTTCGGCAGCGGCTCGTCGGGGGCCACCAGGTCCACCAGGTTCGCGGTGAGCCGGAAGCGTTCGCGCAGATCAGACATGGCGACGACGACGCCCTCGCCGGGATCGGTGTCGAAGACCATCCGGACCGGGTCCTCCCGGTCCCCGATGCCCAGCGGGTGGATCTCGATCCGCGGAGTGGAGGTGGTCAGCGAGGGGCAGATCTCCAACATGTGCGCACCGAGGATCTTCTCCTTCCCCGGAGTCATCTCGTAGGTGTAGTCCTCCATCAGCGAGGCACCACCGGGCAGGCCGTGGCCCATGACCTTCGCGGCGCGGACCAACAGGGCGGTCTTCCAATCGCCCTCCGCGCCGAAGCCGTAGCCGGATTCCATCAGCCGCTGCACCGCCAGG from Nesterenkonia sandarakina encodes the following:
- the chvE gene encoding multiple monosaccharide ABC transporter substrate-binding protein; its protein translation is MHNRSMKMLGVSAVLVLGLTACSGGGAGSDGGDDAGGGDAAPEDMTVGVAMPTQTYERWVNDGASVEEGLEELGYTADLQFANDDIPTQQQQIDQMITQEVDALIIASIDGSSLTSQLDAADAADIPVISYDRLLTNSENVDFYVTFDNFAVGQNQANALLYGLGVLDEDFEPAEDAPEETLNVELFAGSLDDNNARFFWDGAMDVLEPYIEDETIAVPSGQTTIEQAATQRWEQETAQERMENLLTSTYSGGEELHGVLAPADPLSRGIIQALRSDGLGDTIEDGLPIVTGQDAEIASVSLIADGVQHSTIFKDTRLLAEQAVNAADTFLSGEEPEANDTESYDNGSAVIPSYLLPVEMILQDNYEEILVDSEYYTEEQVESGQL